In Synechococcus sp. PCC 6312, one genomic interval encodes:
- a CDS encoding methyltransferase domain-containing protein: MTTQVSEPSLDLSTAAAFAERLLGIINSGALSLMVSLGHRARLFDALADLPQATSQAIAEAANLNERYVREWLKAMVVGRIVDYDPVKKTYHLPAEHSVFLTRAATADNMATFAQYIPVLASVEDKILDCFQNGGGVPYSEFSRFHQVMAEDSGQTIVAALEDHILPLVPNLQDRLERGIDVLDVGCGSGRAMNKLASLFPNSRFTGYDLSETAIATAIAEAQEKQLNNARFQVQDTTQLGEVEQYDWITTFDAVHDQARPDWVLQNIYQALRPGGVYLMQDIHASTAVEGNLEHPVAPLLYTVSCLHCMTVSLAAGGLGLGTMWGQEKALELLQEAGFEQVEIRQLAHDVMNDYYITYKH; this comes from the coding sequence ATGACAACCCAAGTAAGTGAACCATCGCTTGATTTATCCACAGCCGCAGCCTTTGCCGAGCGTTTATTGGGCATCATTAACAGTGGCGCACTATCGCTGATGGTTTCCCTGGGGCATCGGGCGCGGTTATTTGATGCGTTGGCAGACTTACCCCAGGCCACGAGTCAAGCAATTGCTGAGGCGGCGAATCTGAATGAACGGTATGTGCGGGAATGGCTGAAGGCGATGGTTGTGGGGCGAATTGTGGATTATGACCCCGTGAAGAAGACGTATCACTTACCAGCGGAACATTCTGTATTTCTAACTCGGGCTGCAACCGCAGACAACATGGCAACCTTTGCTCAATATATTCCGGTGTTGGCCAGCGTTGAAGACAAAATTCTGGATTGCTTCCAAAACGGCGGCGGTGTTCCCTATTCCGAATTTTCCCGGTTTCATCAGGTGATGGCGGAAGATAGTGGACAAACAATTGTGGCAGCCTTGGAAGATCATATTTTACCCTTGGTTCCGAATTTGCAAGACCGTTTAGAGAGGGGTATTGATGTCTTGGATGTGGGTTGTGGCAGTGGGCGGGCCATGAATAAGCTAGCAAGCCTTTTTCCCAACAGTCGGTTTACTGGGTATGATTTGTCGGAAACTGCGATTGCTACAGCCATTGCGGAAGCTCAGGAAAAGCAATTAAACAATGCCCGGTTTCAGGTGCAAGATACAACACAACTAGGGGAAGTTGAGCAATACGATTGGATTACCACCTTTGATGCGGTACATGACCAGGCCAGGCCAGATTGGGTTCTTCAAAATATTTACCAGGCCTTGCGTCCGGGCGGGGTTTATTTAATGCAAGATATTCATGCCTCAACAGCGGTGGAGGGGAATCTTGAACATCCCGTTGCGCCCTTGCTCTATACGGTTTCTTGTCTGCACTGTATGACCGTCTCCTTAGCGGCTGGGGGATTAGGCCTGGGGACGATGTGGGGGCAAGAAAAGGCCTTAGAACTCTTGCAGGAAGCGGGCTTTGAGCAAGTTGAGATAAGGCAACTAGCCCACGACGTGATGAATGACTACTATATTACTTATAAGCATTAA
- a CDS encoding adenosine deaminase, translating into MALYAELHRHLGGAVVPRILWRYFQRNDAQLASRFPNYPDFEQFYTQPRNTLEEYLELHSLVESVQTPQALPYFIYRLIRGAYVFENLAYLELRYTPYLRTDHNLSQNQRLEQMAEIVKVVGLACEVAEYPIITSQILCMHTRLPYEVNQAILHLAAAMPNYVCGVDLAGGDTAYGERMTEFIDLYAQARNLGLKTTGHLYETTAGCYPDLLPYLMRIGHGIQIPLHYPELLPQVAQAGQCLEVCPTTYLQTGTLENLDQLRVVFERCFEAGVDIAICTDNAGLHNVRLPFEYENLLTQNLIDFKELQACQEAAFRHAFAWPYTEPPASLLSRLLTETEAEGNLAVSGVK; encoded by the coding sequence ATGGCTTTATATGCCGAACTGCATCGTCATTTGGGAGGGGCTGTAGTTCCACGGATTCTATGGCGGTATTTTCAGCGCAATGATGCCCAGTTGGCCAGTCGTTTCCCAAACTATCCCGACTTTGAGCAGTTCTATACCCAACCCCGCAACACCCTTGAAGAATATTTAGAACTCCACTCTTTGGTGGAAAGCGTCCAAACTCCCCAGGCCTTGCCCTACTTTATCTATCGCCTGATTCGGGGAGCCTATGTGTTTGAAAATTTGGCCTACCTGGAATTGCGCTATACCCCCTATCTCCGCACCGATCACAACTTGAGCCAAAATCAACGCCTAGAGCAAATGGCTGAAATTGTCAAAGTCGTTGGCCTGGCCTGTGAAGTGGCTGAATATCCAATTATCACCAGTCAAATTCTCTGTATGCACACCCGCCTCCCCTACGAGGTGAACCAGGCCATCCTCCACCTCGCGGCCGCCATGCCAAATTATGTCTGTGGAGTTGATTTAGCAGGGGGAGACACGGCCTATGGAGAACGGATGACGGAATTTATTGATCTCTATGCCCAGGCCCGGAACTTAGGCCTAAAAACCACTGGCCATCTCTATGAAACGACTGCTGGCTGTTACCCGGACCTCCTCCCCTACCTGATGCGGATTGGCCACGGGATTCAAATTCCCCTCCATTATCCAGAATTGCTGCCCCAAGTGGCCCAGGCCGGACAATGTTTGGAAGTTTGTCCGACGACCTATTTACAAACTGGCACGCTGGAAAATTTGGATCAGTTGCGGGTTGTTTTTGAACGTTGCTTTGAGGCTGGGGTGGATATTGCCATCTGTACCGATAATGCTGGCCTGCACAATGTCCGCTTGCCCTTTGAATATGAAAATCTCCTCACCCAAAACCTGATTGACTTTAAGGAGCTCCAGGCCTGTCAGGAAGCCGCTTTTCGTCATGCCTTTGCTTGGCCCTATACGGAACCCCCCGCCTCATTGTTGTCCCGGTTATTAACAGAAACAGAAGCTGAAGGGAATCTCGCAGTGAGTGGGGTGAAGTAG
- a CDS encoding type II toxin-antitoxin system HicB family antitoxin translates to MTLANYMRAAMERAVYHIQPEDGLVHGEIPGFANVNAQGRTLLECRHALTELLEDWVDFRLSRGLAVPTLDGIELPSRNEF, encoded by the coding sequence ATGACCTTGGCTAACTATATGCGGGCAGCTATGGAGCGAGCGGTTTACCATATCCAACCCGAGGATGGCCTGGTACATGGGGAAATTCCCGGCTTTGCTAATGTCAATGCCCAAGGACGTACCCTCTTAGAATGCCGCCATGCCTTAACGGAACTCCTCGAAGATTGGGTTGATTTTCGCCTGTCACGGGGCCTGGCTGTACCCACACTGGATGGGATTGAGTTACCGAGCCGCAACGAATTTTAG
- a CDS encoding DUF2811 domain-containing protein — protein MNAQATVSILAEIPEELHETLKSYLEHHPDWDQDRVFVAALSLFLLQNGNCDRRAARVYLDTLFKRF, from the coding sequence ATGAATGCACAGGCAACAGTCAGTATCTTGGCGGAAATTCCCGAAGAACTCCATGAGACGTTGAAATCTTACCTAGAACATCATCCCGACTGGGATCAAGACCGGGTTTTTGTAGCGGCTTTATCCTTGTTTTTGCTCCAAAATGGAAACTGTGATCGTCGGGCCGCACGGGTTTATTTAGATACCCTCTTTAAGCGTTTCTAG
- a CDS encoding hemagglutinin: protein MSEAITASEARQILDAIQALTVEMKVNQARTDEQFKTLRAEVKSDIAEVKAEIAEVRSEVKSLNDKMDLKFEAVQGEIKSLNNKVDDLRTQQRSIDNRLWSFIVALILLLTGGLVKLTLFDKP, encoded by the coding sequence ATGTCTGAAGCAATAACCGCTAGTGAAGCACGGCAAATCTTAGATGCGATTCAGGCTCTCACTGTGGAGATGAAAGTTAACCAGGCCAGGACTGACGAACAATTTAAAACTTTACGGGCGGAAGTAAAATCTGATATTGCCGAGGTCAAGGCCGAAATTGCTGAGGTCAGGTCTGAAGTCAAATCTCTCAATGACAAAATGGATTTAAAATTTGAGGCTGTGCAGGGAGAAATTAAGTCCCTCAATAACAAAGTAGATGACCTCCGTACTCAGCAACGCAGTATTGATAACCGACTCTGGAGCTTTATTGTGGCCTTAATTCTGTTACTTACAGGTGGGCTAGTGAAGTTGACCCTGTTTGATAAACCCTAA
- a CDS encoding transposase, which yields MIKYLLLRNHSSLTKGEKQNLEYALDCSKKLRLAYELKEEFRSIYETDQPPDKARVKFERWMEKSSQLFHASSQIIKNHIDGICNYFGHRTTSGLMEGINNKIKVIKRQAYGFTNFRHLRMRLMACFSH from the coding sequence CTGATCAAGTACCTACTCTTAAGGAATCACAGCAGTTTAACAAAGGGAGAGAAGCAAAATCTAGAGTACGCTCTCGATTGCTCGAAAAAATTAAGGTTGGCGTATGAGTTAAAAGAAGAATTTCGTAGCATTTATGAAACTGACCAACCCCCTGACAAGGCTAGGGTGAAATTTGAAAGATGGATGGAAAAATCTAGTCAGTTATTTCATGCGTCAAGTCAAATAATAAAAAATCACATTGATGGAATTTGTAACTATTTTGGGCACCGAACGACCAGTGGGCTTATGGAAGGAATTAATAATAAGATTAAGGTGATTAAACGTCAGGCCTATGGCTTTACAAATTTTAGGCATCTGCGAATGAGGCTCATGGCTTGCTTCTCTCATTAG
- a CDS encoding 2-hydroxyacid dehydrogenase, with the protein MRVAVFNTKPYDEKFLTAANQTLPPAEAHELEFFESNLRPGTTALAAGFPCVCIFVNDYLNRQALERLKQGGTTLIALRSAGFNHVDLAAAAELGMTVVRVPAYSPYAVAEHTVGLILALNRHIHRAFNRVREGNFALNGLMGFDLHGTTVGIVGTGKIGLIVAQILGQGFGCNILAYDLYPNPELETIGGRYVDILSLAAQADIIALHCPLTPETHHLIDAKAIEYMKPGVMIVNTSRGALIDAAAMIGGLKSGKIGYLGLDVYEGEEELFFEDFSNEVIHDDVFQRLLTFPNVLITGHQAFFTRNAMVSIAETTLQNISDIEQGRACANLVTIS; encoded by the coding sequence ATGCGTGTTGCTGTCTTTAATACCAAACCCTATGACGAGAAATTTTTAACGGCGGCCAACCAAACCCTACCCCCAGCCGAAGCCCACGAACTAGAGTTTTTTGAGAGCAACCTCCGGCCTGGAACAACGGCCCTCGCTGCCGGATTTCCCTGTGTCTGTATTTTTGTGAATGATTATCTGAATCGCCAGGCCCTCGAACGATTAAAACAGGGGGGAACCACTCTGATTGCCTTACGCAGTGCTGGATTTAATCATGTGGATTTAGCGGCGGCGGCCGAATTGGGCATGACGGTGGTGCGAGTCCCAGCTTATTCCCCCTATGCGGTGGCTGAGCATACTGTGGGCTTAATTCTTGCCTTGAATCGTCACATCCATCGGGCCTTTAACCGAGTCCGAGAGGGAAATTTTGCCCTCAATGGCCTAATGGGATTTGATCTACATGGCACAACCGTTGGGATTGTTGGGACGGGAAAAATTGGCTTAATCGTAGCCCAAATTTTAGGACAGGGTTTTGGGTGTAATATTCTGGCCTATGACCTCTATCCCAACCCGGAACTCGAAACCATCGGCGGGCGCTATGTGGATATTCTCTCGCTTGCAGCCCAGGCCGATATTATTGCTCTCCACTGTCCCTTAACCCCAGAAACCCATCATCTGATTGATGCAAAAGCCATTGAATATATGAAACCGGGAGTGATGATTGTCAATACCAGCCGGGGAGCTTTGATTGATGCCGCAGCCATGATTGGGGGCTTAAAATCTGGCAAAATTGGCTACCTGGGCCTGGATGTCTATGAGGGCGAGGAAGAACTCTTTTTTGAGGATTTTTCCAACGAGGTGATTCATGATGATGTCTTCCAACGGTTATTGACCTTTCCCAATGTGTTGATCACGGGGCACCAGGCCTTTTTCACCCGTAATGCGATGGTCAGTATTGCCGAAACTACACTCCAGAATATTAGTGATATTGAACAGGGGCGGGCCTGTGCCAACCTGGTGACAATCTCATAA
- a CDS encoding FHA domain-containing protein has product MPRNFPQLVVYTNGGHYVAPLDQGTAWTLGRGKDCQVVLSDRWVSRRHALVQRLENGDYYLIDLGSRNGCTLNNSKITVPTLLKTGDRIALGKTFVEFRAAQAQTTIPPQADSPIDTLPDAAKIRPVVLIIQEYTNQSHLWRDLLVSQDINVIVESGKINVRQVLQDFMVMVQSHPGIVMLDTRAELPDVSHLLRWCYQQSPQLRIILIDSHDRIVSAEKRNWARQQRVLGCLPALPEDNFTVYSAEIEQMMKQILRVLAWGPVRREKLATTLLDLQMAVIADDTPSQWLGEFVVSPGNVQHPS; this is encoded by the coding sequence GTGCCTAGAAACTTTCCCCAATTAGTCGTTTATACCAATGGCGGTCATTATGTTGCTCCCCTTGATCAAGGCACGGCCTGGACTTTGGGGCGGGGTAAAGACTGTCAAGTCGTTTTGTCTGATCGGTGGGTCTCTCGCCGCCATGCTTTAGTCCAAAGACTCGAAAATGGTGATTATTATCTCATCGATCTCGGTAGTCGTAATGGCTGCACTCTCAATAACAGCAAAATCACAGTCCCAACACTCCTGAAAACAGGTGACCGCATTGCCTTGGGTAAAACCTTTGTCGAATTTCGGGCAGCTCAGGCCCAAACCACCATTCCGCCCCAAGCCGATAGCCCAATTGATACCTTACCGGATGCCGCCAAAATTCGGCCCGTGGTTTTGATTATTCAGGAGTACACTAACCAAAGTCATCTCTGGCGCGATTTACTGGTATCTCAGGATATTAATGTCATTGTTGAGTCCGGTAAAATCAATGTCCGCCAAGTCCTTCAGGATTTTATGGTGATGGTGCAGTCCCATCCGGGCATTGTCATGTTGGATACGCGGGCTGAACTTCCCGATGTCAGCCATCTTTTACGCTGGTGCTATCAACAATCCCCCCAACTCAGAATTATTTTGATTGATAGCCATGACCGTATTGTTTCCGCAGAGAAAAGGAACTGGGCCCGTCAACAACGAGTCTTAGGGTGTTTACCAGCCTTACCTGAGGATAATTTCACGGTCTATAGTGCCGAGATTGAGCAAATGATGAAGCAAATTTTACGAGTCTTGGCCTGGGGGCCGGTGCGGCGGGAAAAATTAGCCACAACCCTTTTAGATTTACAAATGGCGGTCATTGCTGACGATACCCCTTCGCAGTGGTTAGGGGAATTTGTAGTCAGCCCCGGCAATGTGCAACACCCCTCCTAG
- a CDS encoding bifunctional 2-polyprenyl-6-hydroxyphenol methylase/3-demethylubiquinol 3-O-methyltransferase UbiG, whose translation MADPVTAAVQKLYDTYPFPPEPLSDQPPPGYNWRWSWPAAYSFCTGRAPTTQAVKILDAGCGTGVGTEYLAYLNPKAQITAVDLSQGALTIAQERIYRLGAKNVTFHQASLLDNALDLPGPFDLINCVGVLHHLRDPDRGLANLAKQLGPGGIFHIFVYGELGRWEIKLMQEAIQILQGDQRGDYTDGVQLGRQIFAALPDQNRLKQRETERWAMENVRDECFADMYVHPQEIDYTIPSLFAWLETTDLEFLGFSNPAIWRLERVLGDNPELLARAAHLSPKEKYRLIELLDPSSMTHYEFFLGRPPLPNYTWTDPRELLGATPSLHPCLDGWPGNCLFNGFYELIHLTDPEMTFLQACQENQTQSVQALLPASSLTLAEVYSLWQRQLILLTPHAGSTKE comes from the coding sequence ATGGCTGATCCAGTTACTGCTGCGGTTCAAAAGCTCTACGATACCTATCCCTTTCCGCCGGAGCCACTTTCGGATCAACCGCCTCCCGGTTATAACTGGCGCTGGAGTTGGCCCGCTGCCTATAGTTTTTGCACCGGACGCGCCCCTACAACTCAGGCTGTAAAAATTCTTGATGCGGGCTGTGGCACGGGGGTTGGCACTGAATATCTGGCCTATCTCAACCCCAAAGCCCAGATTACGGCCGTTGACTTAAGCCAAGGCGCGCTCACCATTGCCCAGGAACGGATTTATCGCCTGGGAGCTAAGAACGTTACCTTTCACCAGGCCAGCTTGCTAGATAATGCCCTCGATCTGCCTGGCCCGTTTGATTTAATTAATTGCGTGGGGGTTTTACATCATTTACGGGATCCGGATCGGGGCCTGGCTAACTTGGCGAAACAATTGGGGCCGGGGGGTATTTTTCATATCTTTGTCTATGGCGAATTGGGCCGCTGGGAAATTAAGCTCATGCAGGAAGCGATTCAGATTCTCCAAGGGGATCAACGGGGTGACTATACCGATGGGGTGCAACTGGGCCGCCAAATTTTTGCTGCACTGCCCGATCAAAACCGCCTCAAACAACGGGAAACGGAACGCTGGGCGATGGAAAATGTCCGCGATGAATGCTTTGCCGATATGTATGTCCATCCCCAGGAAATTGACTATACCATTCCCTCTTTGTTTGCCTGGCTGGAGACTACGGATCTGGAGTTTCTGGGTTTTTCTAATCCGGCGATTTGGCGACTGGAGCGGGTCTTGGGTGACAATCCGGAATTACTTGCACGGGCCGCCCATCTCTCTCCAAAAGAAAAATATCGCCTGATTGAATTATTAGACCCCAGCAGCATGACCCATTATGAATTTTTCCTCGGCCGCCCCCCGTTGCCCAACTATACCTGGACAGACCCCCGTGAGCTTTTAGGGGCGACTCCTAGCCTACATCCCTGTTTAGATGGTTGGCCTGGTAATTGTTTATTTAATGGTTTTTATGAACTGATTCACCTGACAGATCCAGAAATGACATTTCTCCAGGCCTGTCAAGAAAACCAAACCCAATCTGTTCAAGCACTCCTTCCCGCCAGCAGCCTGACTCTGGCCGAAGTCTATTCCCTCTGGCAACGACAACTGATTCTTCTCACACCCCATGCTGGATCAACTAAGGAATAA
- the pyrH gene encoding UMP kinase has product MTRKYQRVLLKLSGEALMGDLAYGIDPTIVQAFASEIAQVVQAGVQTAIVVGGGNIFRGMKGAAAGMDRATADYIGMIATVMNAMTLQDALERMDIPTRVQTAIAMQEVAEPYIRRRAIRHLEKSRVVIFGAGSGNPFFTTDTTAALRAAEIDAEVIFKATKVDGVYDSDPRKNPQAKRFQTLTYSHALANNLGVMDSTAIALCKDNDIPIVVFSLSEPGNIYRALMGEAIGTLVGGTCEVS; this is encoded by the coding sequence ATGACACGCAAATATCAGCGGGTATTACTCAAACTAAGTGGGGAAGCCCTCATGGGAGACCTTGCCTATGGGATTGATCCCACCATTGTCCAGGCCTTTGCCAGTGAAATTGCCCAAGTCGTTCAGGCCGGGGTGCAAACGGCGATTGTCGTGGGTGGGGGCAACATTTTTCGGGGTATGAAAGGGGCAGCGGCGGGGATGGATCGGGCTACGGCAGACTACATTGGAATGATTGCCACCGTCATGAATGCAATGACTTTACAGGATGCCCTGGAACGGATGGATATCCCCACTCGTGTCCAAACCGCCATTGCCATGCAAGAAGTGGCCGAACCCTATATCCGGCGGCGGGCCATTCGGCATTTAGAAAAATCTCGGGTTGTCATCTTTGGGGCTGGTTCGGGGAATCCCTTTTTTACCACAGACACTACAGCAGCTTTACGAGCAGCGGAAATTGATGCCGAAGTCATCTTTAAGGCCACCAAAGTTGATGGTGTGTATGATTCGGATCCTCGCAAGAACCCCCAGGCCAAGCGATTTCAAACCCTGACCTATAGCCACGCCCTTGCCAATAATTTAGGGGTCATGGATAGTACGGCCATTGCATTATGCAAAGATAATGATATTCCCATCGTGGTGTTTAGCTTAAGTGAGCCTGGGAACATCTACCGCGCCTTGATGGGTGAGGCAATTGGCACGCTTGTGGGAGGAACCTGTGAAGTTAGCTGA
- the frr gene encoding ribosome recycling factor: protein MKLAEIEDHMQKSVEATQRMFNSIRTGRASASLLDRITVDYYGIETPLRSLANISTPDATTITIQPYDRSSLTQIEKAIQMSDLGLNPNNDGTAVRLNIPPLTTDRRKELVKTVAKLAEEGKVAIRNIRRDAVDAVKKQGKNGELSEDQVKDSQDQIQKLTDKYIAKIESHLSEKEKDIMTV from the coding sequence GTGAAGTTAGCTGAGATTGAAGATCATATGCAAAAGTCCGTGGAAGCGACTCAACGGATGTTTAACTCAATCCGAACTGGGCGGGCCAGTGCTTCTTTATTGGATCGGATTACCGTGGACTATTACGGCATCGAAACTCCCTTGCGCTCCCTTGCCAACATCAGCACTCCCGATGCTACCACCATTACCATCCAGCCCTATGACCGCTCCAGCTTAACTCAGATTGAAAAAGCGATTCAGATGTCAGACCTCGGCTTAAATCCTAATAATGACGGGACAGCCGTGCGGTTAAATATTCCCCCTCTAACCACCGACCGCCGTAAAGAATTGGTCAAAACGGTGGCTAAACTAGCTGAAGAAGGGAAAGTAGCCATTCGCAATATTCGCCGGGATGCCGTGGATGCCGTCAAAAAACAAGGGAAAAATGGTGAACTTTCGGAAGATCAGGTAAAAGATAGTCAAGACCAAATCCAGAAATTAACCGATAAATACATTGCTAAAATTGAGAGTCACTTGTCCGAAAAAGAAAAAGATATTATGACCGTCTAA
- a CDS encoding TrkA family potassium uptake protein, with product MFRPRWQFLLVAIVGLGLVGLVGLLLWTEGATSQDQAWELLENVIITLLGEYPDRPKTLTGQVLQLLLFIFGTFVFGAVIGRVSSFFVMRSLQRKTIMKQFQDHIIICNWNLKAVAILQQLIEANKQHQREIVIISTADVKLPEDLQTRSDIYLIQADPTHHATLAKYGATQAKSVILLADEDSESPDAKNALIALAIKHLEEAPGLEQHIHVVAELVNLDRQRHLKEAGVDEIISAREYSSGIIAQSALFKNMSVVYQQLLTYSEDTNEFYFIDPDRYPSQLIGKTFEELSQWINQYSRKHPENPVLLLGVKRGNGEILLNPRHSSFQHLEAQDSLIVMAFKNVTRLS from the coding sequence ATGTTTCGTCCTCGCTGGCAATTTCTGTTAGTCGCAATCGTGGGCTTGGGCCTGGTTGGCCTGGTGGGATTATTGCTGTGGACAGAGGGGGCAACTTCACAAGACCAGGCCTGGGAACTCCTAGAAAATGTCATTATCACGCTTCTAGGAGAATATCCAGACCGACCGAAGACCCTAACTGGGCAAGTTTTGCAGTTGCTCTTATTTATCTTTGGGACGTTTGTTTTTGGGGCAGTGATTGGTCGGGTTTCATCGTTTTTTGTGATGCGCTCGTTGCAGAGGAAAACAATAATGAAGCAATTTCAGGATCATATTATTATCTGTAATTGGAATCTCAAGGCGGTGGCCATTCTGCAGCAACTGATTGAAGCTAATAAACAACATCAGCGGGAGATTGTGATTATTTCCACGGCAGATGTGAAACTCCCCGAAGATCTACAAACTCGCTCAGATATTTACCTAATCCAGGCCGACCCGACTCATCACGCCACCTTAGCTAAATATGGGGCTACCCAGGCCAAGTCGGTGATTCTCTTAGCGGATGAAGACAGTGAAAGCCCCGATGCAAAAAATGCCTTGATTGCCCTGGCGATTAAACATTTAGAAGAAGCCCCAGGCCTGGAGCAACATATCCATGTAGTTGCCGAGTTAGTCAATTTAGATCGACAGCGACATCTCAAAGAAGCAGGGGTTGATGAAATTATCTCGGCTCGGGAATACAGTTCGGGAATTATTGCCCAAAGTGCCTTATTTAAGAATATGTCTGTGGTTTATCAACAGTTATTAACCTATTCCGAGGACACAAACGAGTTTTATTTTATTGATCCGGATCGCTATCCATCCCAACTGATCGGCAAAACCTTTGAAGAACTCAGTCAATGGATTAATCAATACAGCCGCAAACATCCTGAAAACCCAGTCTTGCTGTTAGGCGTTAAGCGGGGTAATGGGGAAATCTTACTTAATCCCCGACATAGTTCCTTTCAGCATTTAGAAGCCCAAGATTCCCTAATTGTCATGGCCTTTAAAAATGTGACTCGGCTCTCATAG
- a CDS encoding S-methyl-5'-thioadenosine phosphorylase — protein sequence MAHVSIGIIGGSGLYKMAALQNVEEVTIDTPFGPTSDALIVGTLNDAKVAFLARHGRNHHLLPTEVPYRANIYALKTLGVKYIISASAVGSLQEEVKPLDMVLPEQFIDRTRSRVSTFFGDGIVAHIGFADPICPALAQVLGDAIAELNLPEVTLHRGGTYVCMEGPAFSTLAESKLYRSWGGTVIGMTNLPEAKLAREAEIAYATLALATDYDCWHPEHDSVTVEMIIGNLHRNAANAQSVIQATVAKLTAHPPESKAHKALRHAILTPLDKVPAATKEKLGILLKPYL from the coding sequence ATGGCACATGTATCCATTGGGATTATTGGTGGCAGTGGCTTATACAAAATGGCAGCCCTCCAAAATGTGGAAGAAGTGACGATTGATACTCCCTTTGGCCCCACCTCTGATGCCTTGATTGTCGGGACTCTCAATGATGCCAAAGTTGCCTTTTTAGCTCGTCATGGCCGCAATCACCATTTACTCCCTACAGAAGTTCCCTATCGGGCCAATATCTATGCCCTGAAAACCCTGGGGGTGAAGTACATCATCTCGGCTTCGGCGGTGGGTTCTCTCCAAGAAGAAGTTAAACCTCTGGATATGGTCTTACCAGAGCAGTTTATTGACCGCACCCGCAGCCGAGTTTCTACCTTTTTCGGCGATGGAATTGTGGCCCATATTGGCTTTGCAGATCCTATTTGTCCAGCCTTAGCCCAGGTGTTAGGAGATGCCATTGCCGAGTTGAATTTGCCTGAAGTGACGTTGCATCGAGGCGGTACCTATGTCTGTATGGAAGGGCCAGCATTCTCAACTCTGGCGGAATCAAAACTCTATCGGAGTTGGGGCGGAACTGTCATTGGAATGACCAACTTACCCGAAGCAAAACTAGCTCGAGAAGCAGAAATTGCCTACGCAACCTTAGCTCTAGCCACGGATTATGACTGTTGGCATCCGGAACATGACAGTGTCACCGTAGAAATGATTATTGGCAATCTGCATCGGAATGCCGCGAATGCCCAAAGCGTGATCCAGGCCACGGTGGCTAAATTAACCGCTCATCCCCCAGAGTCTAAAGCTCACAAAGCCCTGCGCCATGCCATTCTCACCCCGTTGGATAAAGTTCCGGCGGCCACCAAGGAGAAATTGGGTATTCTTCTCAAGCCCTATCTTTAA